In the Sorghum bicolor cultivar BTx623 chromosome 4, Sorghum_bicolor_NCBIv3, whole genome shotgun sequence genome, ATAGTCTAATTTTTTTTGTGTCTTGAAACATGACACCAAAAGAAACACTCAAGgttatattttaatttgatACAAATTTAATAAGATATTATTATATTAATGACAACACTAAGTTATATTATGGATACATAGTCATCgtaaaaataaattacaaattTCAAGTTTTATATAAAGGATAATTTATAAATAGAATTATATCATTACCATGGTCCCGTCCTATTAAGGTTTCAAAGTTttatttttctcccgttgcaacgcacgggcatgtttTGCTAGTCAATACAAATACACAATATGAGAGTAAtgggaaaataaaaaataatctaaAAATCATTCGATATTATGATAGTCTGATGGCTTGAATTGACCAAAGAGTTCATGTAGTATATATATTCGTTTTACGTGGACCACCATTGTTAGTTTACAAACAAACTGATGTCAATAACATTAACTGTCACGGTCTCGTAAACCTTCTTTCGGATCATATCACACAGTACAACTGCCTCTTTTAATAAAGTTTTATAAAGTACAACTACGTAAGAGACTCGTCAAGTCAAGAATTCGAGGAACATGACTGAACCATCAATGTCCCAATTGTGTATGGGTTGATGCCCGATGGGCAGGGGAGCCAGCGCCACAGTAGGATCGGTTGGTTGCACCAATCCAAGCTACCGCACGCATGTGTGCAGTCCGGTAGATCACTGAACCCGCCTGCTTCAACTTGTCCCCACTCCACTCTCTCGCTGCCACTGGGCCCCGCCTCCCCCCGCCACCCAAACCCCACCCTCCCGCCGGCTCGCGCGCGTCCGTCGCCATCGCCGGTCGTTACACCGCTCCTCGTCGTTGCACTTGCGCAGCCCATGCGGCCACACGCCGATCGACCCCTGCTCCGGTACGGCAGTGCGCCTCCCTATTAATACGGGCCCGGCCGCCGCGAACGCTTGAGCAACAGCGAGCTGCCACGCACCGACCATCACGCAGCGGCGCGCGATCGACCGAGCTCATCCAGCCTCCAGCAAAGATGGTGAACTTCATCGAGGCGCAGAAGCCGCTGCTGTCACGGCTGATGAAGATGGCCGGGCTCCGCCCCATCGAGGTGGAGCTGGAGCCTGGCACGACCATGCACGTGTGGGCGCCCAAGCACCACGTCGGCAAGAAGGGCACCACCATCAGCCCGCTCGAGcctaccgccgccgccgccgacgccgacgccaagaagaagaagaagacgacgacgaagaagaggagCCCGGAGTCGAGGCCCAACGTGGTGCTGATCCACGGCTTCGCCGCCGAGGGCAACGTGACGTGGCAGTTCAACTTCGGCGTGCTGGTGTCGCGCTACAACCTGTACATCCCGGACCTGATGTTCTTCGGCAAGTCCACGACGTCGAGCGCGGACCGGTCCCCGGACTTCCAGGCGGCGTGCGTGGCCGGGGCGCTGGCGCGGCTGGGCGTGGCGCACTGCGACGTCGTCGGCTTCAGCTACGGCGGCATGGTGGCGTTCAAGCTGGCCGAGGCGCGGCCGGACCTGGTGAGGTCGCTGTGCGTGTCCGGGTCCGTGGTGGCCATGACGGACGCCGTGAACAGGGAGACCATGGAGCGGTTGGGGGCGGGTTCGTCGGCCGAGCTGCTCATGCCCGACACGCTCAAGGGGCTCAAGGcgcttctctccgtctccatgTACAAGAAGATGTGGTTTCCCGACAGGTTCTACAAGGACTACCTCAAGGTGATTTTACATTTTAGCCGTTTGTGTTGTTGTTACACTAGTACTCTAGCAGCAGCACTGTTTATTTCCACATATAGGTCAAGAATAAGTAAATAAAAGTAGATAAATATGAGAAATAATGATGATACTGAATAGAGATTTGTTCCCCCAAAATTTGTCAACATAGAGTTCGCGTGACTTTTCTGAAATGTAGTCACATTGCTTTGGCTGTTCTCTTCATTCAGTGATTGTTATTGGGTTTTGATTTTGCTGATGTTTATGCTTGTGTTTGGTGGTGAGCAGGTAATGTTCACCAACAGGAAGGAAAGGATGGAGCTGTTGCAGGGGCTGATAACTAGCAACATGGACGCCAAGATCCCAGTATTCCAACAGGTACCGCCTTAATTTCCTACAAAATCAAACCAACCCACAGCTGTTTGATTTGTTGTTCACCAACTTAGAAAAGTACAAGATCCACGTCACTCAGCTGACAGCTTAGAGCTAAGTTAGCTGACTGACGAAAGTGACCGGCAGAGTGCAGACACATCCAAAGAGCTCTGTGTGTGTCCTGGACTGTTCGGATACTTGTTTTTTTCTGGTGGAGGATCCGACCAACTACTAATATTTCCTTGATCCAATGGCCATGCCCTAGATCCACTAGATTTGAGGGCCCATACTCATTACGAATTGGTCAAAGCCCTGATGGTCTCTGAGCTGGTTGGGCCTGACGGACCTAGCCTAGACAAGGCCACCTGAGCTTTTGGAGAAGGAAAAGAAACAAAAGCCCAAAAGTGAAACGAATTCTCACCGTGGTTGCAGAAAATAATGCTGCTGTGGGGCGAGGAGGACAAGATCTTCAACATCGAGCTCGccaagaagatgaaagagtaAGCACTCTTCCCCGCTTTGCCTTTGCCGCTGCCAATCCAAATTTGCCAAATTCTACCACATATTCC is a window encoding:
- the LOC110434544 gene encoding uncharacterized protein LOC110434544, which codes for MVNFIEAQKPLLSRLMKMAGLRPIEVELEPGTTMHVWAPKHHVGKKGTTISPLEPTAAAADADAKKKKKTTTKKRSPESRPNVVLIHGFAAEGNVTWQFNFGVLVSRYNLYIPDLMFFGKSTTSSADRSPDFQAACVAGALARLGVAHCDVVGFSYGGMVAFKLAEARPDLVRSLCVSGSVVAMTDAVNRETMERLGAGSSAELLMPDTLKGLKALLSVSMYKKMWFPDRFYKDYLKVMFTNRKERMELLQGLITSNMDAKIPVFQQKIMLLWGEEDKIFNIELAKKMKEQLGDNCFLYGIRKAGHLLHVERPCAYNRQLQRWFAYVNSTAAGDQAS